In one window of Ruminococcus hominis DNA:
- a CDS encoding helix-turn-helix domain-containing protein: MSFSYKPLWKLLIDYDMSKKDLMKATDISKSTMDKMGRGEQVSMEIIDRLCNYFECKVENVIQHCYDKEDR; encoded by the coding sequence ATGTCTTTTTCATATAAGCCTTTGTGGAAATTGTTAATTGATTATGATATGAGCAAAAAAGATTTAATGAAAGCAACTGATATATCAAAATCTACTATGGATAAAATGGGAAGAGGAGAACAAGTGTCAATGGAAATCATAGATCGGCTTTGTAATTATTTTGAATGTAAAGTTGAGAATGTTATTCAGCATTGTTACGATAAGGAGGATAGATAA
- a CDS encoding TnpV protein, with translation MEKHIMGENGISYTLGEDGLYYPDLYLPEETEYPIGKYGMLRKIYLQEHRKGLYLELVLAGKLNEHLHQIDKECNQMMDRLVEQMKEKQGVTEELKMQDQMAWVGGMNNIRACAEEIVQYTMVFICDKISLKSI, from the coding sequence ATGGAGAAACACATTATGGGAGAAAATGGAATCAGTTATACTTTAGGAGAGGACGGTCTGTATTATCCAGACCTGTACCTCCCGGAAGAAACAGAGTATCCGATTGGAAAGTATGGAATGTTGAGAAAGATATATTTGCAGGAGCATCGGAAAGGATTATATCTGGAGTTGGTACTTGCCGGGAAGTTAAATGAGCATCTGCATCAGATTGACAAGGAATGTAATCAGATGATGGACAGATTAGTGGAGCAGATGAAAGAAAAGCAAGGCGTGACGGAAGAATTGAAGATGCAGGATCAGATGGCATGGGTTGGGGGAATGAATAATATCCGGGCATGTGCGGAGGAGATTGTCCAATATACAATGGTATTCATATGTGATAAAATATCTCTAAAATCAATATAA
- a CDS encoding DNA methyltransferase, with amino-acid sequence MEQTDINNIHLYCSDAMEVYDKWKSPVAIICDGPYGVNGFPGDLVSYNGLAEWYEPHIKKWSEFSTPLTTLWFWCTEVGWATVHPVLEKYGWEYVSCCVWDKGMSHVAGNTNTKTIRHLPVVTEVCVQYVKRPIFTVDEKKMSMKEWLRYEWLRTGLPLSRTNEACGVKNAATRKYFTKCHLWYMPPAEAFEKIASYANEFGDEKEKPYFSINGKTPITKNEWAQMRSKFYCPIGVTNVWQVPQLRGSERLKINQKAIHLNQKPLELIKRTIEMVSDVNDVIWDPFAGLCTTAVASAELGRTCFGAEINPDVYSIGIKRIKSSL; translated from the coding sequence GTGGAACAAACAGATATTAATAATATTCATTTATATTGTAGCGATGCAATGGAAGTATATGATAAATGGAAAAGCCCAGTGGCTATAATTTGTGATGGCCCCTATGGCGTGAATGGATTTCCAGGAGATTTAGTTTCATATAATGGTTTAGCTGAATGGTATGAACCACACATAAAAAAGTGGAGTGAATTTTCAACACCACTTACTACATTATGGTTTTGGTGTACGGAAGTGGGTTGGGCAACTGTTCATCCGGTATTGGAAAAATACGGATGGGAATATGTTTCGTGTTGTGTATGGGATAAAGGAATGAGTCATGTCGCAGGAAATACAAATACAAAAACTATTAGGCATTTACCAGTTGTGACAGAAGTTTGTGTTCAATATGTAAAACGTCCAATTTTTACAGTAGATGAAAAGAAAATGAGTATGAAAGAGTGGCTGCGTTATGAATGGTTACGTACAGGATTACCATTATCAAGAACTAATGAAGCTTGTGGAGTAAAAAACGCTGCAACAAGGAAATATTTTACAAAATGTCATTTGTGGTACATGCCACCGGCAGAAGCATTTGAAAAAATTGCATCGTACGCGAATGAATTTGGTGATGAAAAAGAAAAACCCTATTTTTCTATAAATGGAAAAACCCCTATAACTAAAAATGAGTGGGCACAAATGAGATCAAAGTTTTATTGTCCTATTGGAGTAACAAATGTATGGCAAGTTCCACAACTGAGAGGAAGCGAACGTTTGAAAATTAATCAAAAAGCCATACATTTGAATCAGAAACCATTAGAATTGATTAAACGTACAATAGAAATGGTTTCTGATGTCAATGATGTGATTTGGGATCCATTTGCTGGTTTATGTACAACAGCAGTTGCCTCAGCTGAATTAGGACGAACCTGTTTTGGTGCTGAAATAAATCCAGATGTATATAGTATTGGTATAAAACGAATTAAAAGTAGTTTATAG